A region from the Drosophila takahashii strain IR98-3 E-12201 chromosome 2L, DtakHiC1v2, whole genome shotgun sequence genome encodes:
- the LOC123003213 gene encoding uncharacterized protein produces MAKPEERLATLLQEKSSLLLAMKNLKNHVEADNRMTAAELDCRAQVLDAHFRQASQIQSNIERLDPENKEREILDEFFISTKAAILSSSSKLKRERIDDNSFLNSTSSQSHHTRLPSLKLPKFDGKYSEYSRFMTAFTHLVDDDVTINPVDKFNYLLSCLSDTALSVVSSFQVSEDNYPKAMNRLKERYDKKVLIFLEHISSLCALPIMEPADANSLRGILDTVSALRGSLLSLGSETDILNAILIHNVLLKVDADARQAYNRSQDYDTLPSWDNCYKTLSRHSEFLDCSAPCINKERLLEKRQEKPTDKRHGNLRKAFVAAQNTCLKCKSTDHNIGKCPSFAALTVDERFNIAKQLSLCINCLGKGHMAGKCISKFKCRVCRGLHHTCLHRYTQVITASQPMDDISQADHCTTHAVSLLARQSKRALIPTAVVLIKDNCGSYQHARALLDSGSEINFITEELAKRLQLTRVRQQYDICGIADARAKMKFSVTTTVKSRIGHGEWLLEFAITKSITQSQPESIVETNGWKLPVGIELADPFFYKPSKIDILISIQEFFGLLGEGKISLGPNLPYLQRSSLGWLLGGRIDEPRSVKAHAFMCKTESVRDLNVNLQRFWEIEELSTERQALTEEEEACENHFNSHVTVLASGRVQVCLPFKHSPDALGTSMETAKSRFLQLEKRLERNPLLRDMYSQFMSEYLSLNHMQIRDHVDLTQPHYFIPHHGVLRPDSSTTKLRVVFDASATTSSNMSLNDIVMVGPTIQQTLLLTLLSFRIHRHALSADISKMYRQFMVHPDDRKFQLIFWRSSSEQPLKIYQLNTVTYGMACAPFLAIRSLQFIAQRKQEQYPVGASVLLEDMYVDDLLTGADSIEELQQKVFEVNTILEDAGLALAKWNASHLIETNTEFHIKPNGDNVTKALGMSWKPLSDVFCFRYALPSGGEITKRRVISILARLYDLLGLLSPVVVRCKIFAQQLWLQGFGWDDTLPSNLKVDWHRIESDLQNVNQVEIPRFVNSSPHQLGQIHGFSDASEHAYGCCIYLRTKIDGKFISRLIISKSKVAPTKALSLPRLELCGASLLCNVWQKIKHKFTNLINSTIFWTDSQIVLHWINLHSSQLKCFIANRVSRIQEQSVDVTWRHVPGKSNPADIVSRGCAASELSDTIWFSGPEFLRLDPEFWPQSPPDCEFDDLYLEKRKAVSFACSSIQSTDDKPKIADDPHLGSVMLEIVNRTGSYRRILRIVAYVLRVFNRVPANRKFSVQDAMAIAPTELNQAFTHIVAAIQNASFSKEISQLAKNQEIKDKTIRGFSPYLSQVEVGTYTLTVLRVGGRLTRAPIPIDARYPMLLPKDHDFTWKFVNHLHRTNMHAGAKALVGLLRLHIWVANAKKLASSVVRQCVHCYHYKPRLANQIMGSLPSDRLQTVRPFTVTGVDLCGPFLTSYRIRSKVPYKTYLAIYVCFSSKAVHIELLSDLSTNTFILSLKRFVSRRGSPCRIYCDNATNFTGASVQLNRFKQELFSQQTKQDLETFSNDTGVEFCFIPPRAPHFGGLWEAAVKSMKNLLIKCMSDSGMTYEELQTIAIEAEAILNSRPIAGHSEDPNDGEALTPGHLLTGSSLKALPEPAVDDSKLSYLTRFQRIAYTKRRLWDLWRRDYLHTLQMRAKWTSPIANLEPGQIVLIHEDNSPPQHWLTGRIINSISGEDNKVRVVNVQTAKGVIRRPICKIAPLPIQYGS; encoded by the coding sequence ATGGCCAAGCCGGAAGAACGTTTAGCTACTCTTTTACAAGAAAAGAGCAGCCTACTTCTGGCCATGAAGAACCTCAAGAACCATGTGGAAGCTGATAATCGGATGACTGCCGCAGAATTGGATTGCCGAGCGCAGGTGCTAGACGCTCATTTCAGGCAAGCGTCTCAAATTCAATCCAACATTGAGCGTCTAGACCCAGAAAacaaagagagagagatcCTCGATGAGTTTTTCATCTCAACCAAGGCAGCCATTCTCAGCAGCTCCTCCAAACTTAAACGCGAAAGAATAGACGACAACAGTTTTCTAAATTCTACTTCTTCCCAGTCACATCACACTCGATTGCCTTCATTAAAATTGCCCAAATTCGATGGAAAATACAGCGAGTACAGCCGATTTATGACTGCATTTACGCACTTGGTGGACGATGACGTCACAATTAACCCAGTCGACAAGTTCAATTATCTCCTTAGTTGCTTGTCCGACACCGCCTTGAGTGTTGTGTCGTCTTTTCAAGTTTCGGAAGACAATTATCCCAAAGCCATGAATCGCCTCAAGGAGCGATACGACAAGAAGGTACTCATCTTTCTGGAGCACATATCTAGCTTGTGCGCCCTACCCATCATGGAACCCGCAGACGCAAATTCACTGCGTGGTATCTTGGACACCGTTTCTGCACTGCGCGGGTCATTGCTATCACTCGGCTCAGAAACTGATATTCTCAACGCAATTCTAATCCACAACGTTCTCCTGAAGGTGGATGCAGATGCTCGTCAGGCCTACAATCGATCTCAAGATTATGACACGTTGCCATCCTGGGACAACTGTTATAAAACGCTAAGCCGACACAGCGAATTCCTGGACTGCAGCGCGCCCTGCATCAATAAGGAGCGGCTGCTAGAGAAGCGCCAGGAGAAACCAACCGACAAACGCCACGGCAACCTACGTAAGGCATTTGTCGCCGCCCAGAACACCTGTCTAAAATGCAAATCAACGGATCACAACATCGGTAAATGTCCATCGTTTGCTGCACTCACCGTGGATGAGCGGTTCAACATCGCAAAGCAACTATCCTTGTGCATAAATTGCCTCGGAAAGGGGCACATGGCAGGCAAgtgcatttccaaatttaaatgCCGCGTATGCCGCGGACTGCACCACACTTGTTTGCACCGATACACACAGGTCATCACAGCATCACAGCCAATGGATGACATTTCTCAAGCGGATCACTGCACAACGCACGCAGTGTCCCTTCTAGCCAGACAGTCCAAACGTGCTCTCATTCCAACTGCAGTGGTTCTTATCAAAGACAATTGTGGGTCCTATCAACACGCACGAGCTCTCCTCGACTCCGGATCGGAGATCAACTTCATCACCGAAGAATTGGCAAAGCGGCTCCAACTGACCCGTGTTCGGCAACAATATGACATCTGTGGCATTGCAGATGCACgtgcaaaaatgaaattctcaGTCACCACAACAGTAAAGTCAAGAATCGGACACGGGGAATGGTTGCTCGAATTCGCCATAACCAAATCCATCACTCAAAGCCAGCCGGAAAGCATTGTCGAAACCAACGGATGGAAGCTTCCGGTCGGAATCGAACTGGCCGATCCTTTCTTCTACAAACCAAGCAAGATCGACATTTTAATCAGCATCCAGGAATTCTTTGGTCTCTTGGGAGAAGGAAAAATCTCTCTGGGTCCAAATCTACCCTATCTGCAAAGGTCCTCACTTGGGTGGCTGCTTGGCGGCAGAATTGACGAGCCTAGAAGTGTAAAGGCACACGCATTCATGTGCAAAACGGAAAGCGTTCGCGATCTCAACGTCAACTTGCAGCGCTTTTGGGAAATAGAAGAACTGAGCACAGAACGTCAAGCACTCACAGAGGAAGAAGAAGCCTGCGAAAACCACTTCAATTCTCATGTGACAGTTCTTGCCTCCGGACGCGTTCAGGTATGTTTACCATTCAAGCACTCCCCTGACGCTCTGGGCACATCAATGGAGACAGCCAAATCTCGATTTTTACAACTGGAGAAGCGCCTAGAGCGCAACCCTTTGCTACGGGATATGTACAGCCAATTCATGAGCGAATATCTCTCGCTCAATCACATGCAGATTAGAGATCATGTTGATCTCACCCAGCCACACTACTTTATTCCCCACCATGGAGTTCTACGCCCGGACAGCTCCACCACGAAGCTACGTGTAGTATTCGACGCGTCAGCTACAACATCGAGCAACATGTCGCTCAATGATATTGTTATGGTCGGCCCAACCATCCAACAGACGCTCTTACTAACACTCCTCTCATTTCGCATTCACAGACACGCTCTCAGTGCAGACATCTCTAAAATGTACCGACAATTTATGGTACACCCCGACGATCGCAAGTTTCAACTTATATTTTGGAGGTCTTCAAGTGAGCAGCCGCTGAAAATCTATCAGCTCAATACGGTGACCTATGGAATGGCATGCGCACCATTCTTAGCAATACGGAGTCTTCAGTTCATCGCCCAACGAAAACAGGAGCAGTATCCTGTTGGCGCCTCCGTACTCCTCGAAGACATGTACGTCGACGATCTGCTGACAGGGGCAGATTCCATCGAAGAGCTGCAGCAGAAGGTCTTCGAAGTTAACACGATTCTCGAAGACGCAGGGTTGGCACTTGCAAAATGGAACGCAAGTCATCTCATTGAAACAAATACGGAGTTTCATATCAAGCCTAACGGAGACAATGTGACGAAGGCCCTCGGCATGTCTTGGAAGCCCCTATCGGACgtattttgttttcgataTGCGTTGCCATCGGGCGGAGAGATTACCAAACGACGCGTAATTTCAATCCTGGCTCGTCTCTACGACTTACTTGGCTTGCTCAGCCCAGTGGTCGTTCGCTGTAAAATCTTCGCTCAACAACTCTGGCTGCAAGGATTTGGATGGGACGACACTCTCCCATCTAACCTCAAGGTGGACTGGCATCGAATTGAGTCGGATCTCCAGAACGTCAACCAAGTCGAAATACCTCGATTTGTAAATTCGTCACCACATCAGCTAGGACAAATCCATGGGTTCTCAGATGCATCAGAGCATGCATATGGCTGTTGCATTTATTTGCGCACAAAAATCGACGGCAAGTTTATATCACGCTTGATAATTTCAAAGTCAAAGGTAGCGCCAACCAAGGCACTCTCGCTACCGAGATTGGAGTTATGTGGAGCAAGTCTGCTCTGCAAcgtatggcaaaaaattaagCACAAGTTCACAAACTTAATCAATTCGACAATCTTTTGGACTGATTCGCAAATTGTGCTTCATTGGATAAATCTACATTCATCACAGCTCAAATGCTTTATTGCCAATAGAGTATCCAGAATTCAAGAACAATCGGTTGATGTAACTTGGCGACATGTACCAGGAAAGAGCAACCCAGCAGACATCGTCTCACGCGGATGCGCAGCTTCGGAATTATCGGACACAATTTGGTTCTCTGGCCCTGAATTCCTCAGATTAGATCCGGAGTTCTGGCCACAATCACCTCCAGATTGTGAATTTGATGATCTCTACTTGGAGAAGCGGAAGGCAGTCTCATTCGCATGCAGCAGCATTCAATCTACAGATGACAAACCAAAGATAGCGGATGATCCACATCTCGGAAGCGTCATGCTAGAAATTGTCAATCGCACTGGGTCCTATCGACGTATTCTCAGAATAGTAGCGTACGTCCTTCGTGTATTCAACAGAGTTCCAGCCAACAGGAAATTCTCAGTTCAAGACGCAATGGCCATCGCACCCACAGAACTAAATCAGGCATTCACACACATCGTTGCTGCAATTCAAAATGCTTCGTTCTCAAAGGAAATCTCACAGCTTGCCAAAAATCAGGAAATCAAGGACAAAACAATTCGAGGATTCTCGCCTTACTTGTCACAGGTAGAAGTAGGAACCTACACACTCACCGTTCTACGAGTAGGAGGTCGACTAACTAGAGCCCCAATTCCTATCGACGCGAGATATCCTATGCTCCTCCCAAAGGACCATGATTTCACCTGGAAGTTTGTCAATCACTTGCATAGGACTAACATGCATGCTGGAGCCAAAGCGCTTGTGGGACTACTTCGTCTACACATTTGGGTGGCTAACGCCAAAAAACTAGCATCATCTGTAGTCAGGCAGTGCGTCCACTGCTACCATTACAAGCCCAGACTTGCGAACCAAATCATGGGTTCGCTTCCTTCTGACCGACTGCAGACCGTCAGACCATTCACTGTAACTGGAGTAGATCTGTGTGGACCGTTCTTAACATCCTATCGCATACGCAGCAAGGTGCCATATAAGACTTATTTGGCGATCTATGTTTGCTTCTCATCAAAGGCGGTCCACATAGAGCTGCTCTCAGACCTTTCAACTAATACATTTATTCTTTCGTTGAAGCGCTTTGTTTCTCGTCGGGGCAGTCCCTGTCGCATATATTGTGATAACGCGACAAATTTCACTGGAGCCAGCGTCCAACTCAACCGCTTCAAGCAAGAACTCTTTAGTCAGCAAACTAAGCAGGATCTGGAAACCTTCAGCAACGACACTGGAGTTGAATTCTGCTTTATTCCGCCAAGAGCTCCACATTTCGGTGGACTCTGGGAGGCGGCGGTTAAATCTATGAAGAACCTACTTATCAAATGTATGTCGGACAGCGGGATGACATACGAGGAACTCCAGACGATCGCTATAGAGGCCGAAGCCATCCTAAATTCTCGGCCAATTGCTGGTCATTCAGAGGATCCCAATGACGGGGAAGCTCTCACCCCTGGTCACCTCCTCACTGGTTCGTCCCTCAAGGCACTCCCGGAACCAGCAGTGGATGACAGCAAGTTATCGTATCTAACACGATTCCAACGCATAGCATACACAAAAAGACGCCTCTGGGACCTATGGCGGCGGGATTACCTGCACACGCTTCAGATGCGAGCGAAATGGACTTCTCCAATTGCAAACCTCGAACCTGGTCAGATTGTTCTCATACATGAGGACAATAGCCCTCCCCAGCACTGGCTAACTGGACGCATTATCAACTCGATCAGTGGAGAGGACAACAAAGTTCGTGTGGTCAATGTTCAAACGGCCAAAGGAGTTATACGACGACCAATCTGCAAGATCGCACCTCTGCCGATCCAATATGGTTCTTGA
- the LOC108067938 gene encoding cylicin-2 has product MWPAWQVITLLGLLARALALHSTPDRAMAISSALLGQGFEDFQPYFGQKQDEGEDQLVAASKHEEHSEGGEEESGEEHHSEHFHKKGGKSKKGHKHDEHSEKGEKGHHDKEGKKGEHGEEEGHEKKHKHSESHHKKKKKGSKGEKGSEFEDHGSYKKGHSIKGKHNVHKVDENKKEKKFYDEDHNKAGEEKHGGFEESKKHKKGSSFKKGHQKKGGHEEHYGKKGHSKKGHKKKGHKGHKKKHEESKKWGHKKEHGKKGGEEHKKKWHKSHKQSSEHDHGHH; this is encoded by the exons ATGTGGCCGGCCTGGCAAGTGATAACGCTGCTGGGGCTTCTGGCCAGGGCTTTGGCCCTCCACTCAACGCCGGACAGGGCCATGGCCATAAGCTCGGCGCTGCTTGGCCAGGGCTTTGAGGATTTTCAGCCATACTTCGGACAGAAACAGGACGAG GGCGAAGATCAGCTAGTGGCCGCCTCGAAGCACGAGGAGCACTCCGAAGGCGGCGAGGAGGAGTCCGGAGAGGAGCACCACAGCGAGCATTTCCACAAGAAGGGAGGAAAGAGCAAGAAGGGTCACAAGCACGACGAGCACTCCGAGAAGGGCGAGAAGGGTCACCACGACAAGGAGGGCAAGAAGGGGGAGCACGGCGAGGAGGAGGGTCACGAGAAGAAGCACAAGCACTCCGAGTCACAtcacaagaagaagaagaagggctCCAAGGGCGAAAAGGGCAGCGAGTTCGAGGATCATGGCTCCTACAAGAAGGGACACTCCATCAAGGGCAAGCACAACGTCCACAAGGTGGACGAGAAtaagaaggagaagaagtTCTACGACGAGGATCACAACAAGGCCGGGGAGGAGAAGCACGGCGGATTCGAGGAGTCCAAGAAGCACAAGAAGGGCAGCAGCTTCAAGAAGGGTCACCAAAAGAAGGGCGGACACGAGGAGCACTACGGCAAGAAGGGTCACAGCAAGAAGGGCCACAAGAAGAAGGGTCACAAGGGACACAAGAAGAAGCACGAGGAGTCAAAGAAGTGGGGCCACAAGAAGGAGCACGGCAAAAAGGGTGGCGAGGAGCACAAGAAGAAGTGGCACAAGTCCCACAAACAGAGCAGTGAACACGATCATGGACATCATTAA